One region of Thunnus albacares chromosome 20, fThuAlb1.1, whole genome shotgun sequence genomic DNA includes:
- the LOC122970720 gene encoding dickkopf-related protein 3-like isoform X1 yields the protein MEMLGNLWMICLCISFSWTDAHIWAWMLNMPHSPPKEGAKALRESVPVAKATTAVCDHDRACGRGFSCDRHFGLCVPLRGEGHYCRRDAQCVRGLNCMFGKCHRSIPNGQEGARCKVNRDCGASMCCARHHGELVCKRRLIRGESCYVPDGGLAFSINQICPCDEGLLCRENRAPHWRERDFIYQPDRTSWTCQVPKP from the exons atgGAGATGTTGGGGAATCTGTGGATGATCTGCCTGTGTATCAGCTTCTCCTGGACCGATGCACACATATGGGCCTGGATGCTCAACATGCCTCACAGTCCTCCCAAAGAAGGAGCAAAGGCACTTAGAGAAAGTGTCCCTGTAGCTAAAGCAACCACG GCTGTGTGTGACCACGACAGGGCATGTGGGCGCGGTTTCTCCTGTGATCGCCACTTTGGTCTTTGTGTGCCCCTACGAGGGGAGGGCCACTACTGTCGGAGGGACGCCCAGTGTGTCCGTGGGCTCAACTGCATGTTTGGGAAATGCCACCGCAGCATCCCCAATGGACAAGAGG GTGCCAGGTGTAAAGTCAACAGGGATTGTGGGGCATCTATGTGCTGCGCCCGACACCACGGTGAGCTGGTGTGCAAGAGACGGCTGATCCGCGGTGAGAGCTGCTATGTGCCAGATGGCGGCCTGGCCTTCAGCATAAACCAGATTTGCCCGTGTGATGAGGGGCTGCTGTGTCGTGAAAACAGGGCACCACACTGGAGAGA GAGGGATTTTATTTACCAACCAGACCGTACAAGTTGGACCTGCCAAGTGCCCAAACCTTGA
- the LOC122970720 gene encoding dickkopf-related protein 3-like isoform X2 gives MEMLGNLWMICLCISFSWTDAHIWAWMLNMPHSPPKEGAKALRESVPVAKATTAVCDHDRACGRGFSCDRHFGLCVPLRGEGHYCRRDAQCVRGLNCMFGKCHRSIPNGQEGARCKVNRDCGASMCCARHHGELVCKRRLIRGESCYVPDGGLAFSINQICPCDEGLLCRENRAPHWRE, from the exons atgGAGATGTTGGGGAATCTGTGGATGATCTGCCTGTGTATCAGCTTCTCCTGGACCGATGCACACATATGGGCCTGGATGCTCAACATGCCTCACAGTCCTCCCAAAGAAGGAGCAAAGGCACTTAGAGAAAGTGTCCCTGTAGCTAAAGCAACCACG GCTGTGTGTGACCACGACAGGGCATGTGGGCGCGGTTTCTCCTGTGATCGCCACTTTGGTCTTTGTGTGCCCCTACGAGGGGAGGGCCACTACTGTCGGAGGGACGCCCAGTGTGTCCGTGGGCTCAACTGCATGTTTGGGAAATGCCACCGCAGCATCCCCAATGGACAAGAGG GTGCCAGGTGTAAAGTCAACAGGGATTGTGGGGCATCTATGTGCTGCGCCCGACACCACGGTGAGCTGGTGTGCAAGAGACGGCTGATCCGCGGTGAGAGCTGCTATGTGCCAGATGGCGGCCTGGCCTTCAGCATAAACCAGATTTGCCCGTGTGATGAGGGGCTGCTGTGTCGTGAAAACAGGGCACCACACTGGAGAGAGTAA